The following are encoded together in the Salvia hispanica cultivar TCC Black 2014 chromosome 6, UniMelb_Shisp_WGS_1.0, whole genome shotgun sequence genome:
- the LOC125193058 gene encoding senescence-specific cysteine protease SAG12-like: MMERHDKWMVENGRVYKDEAEKEKRFNIFKENVEYIESFNEAASKPYKLAVNRFADLTNAEFHNSRNGYRMGSKASASSSFRYANVSAAPASIDWRKKGAVTPVKDQGQCGCCWAFSAVAATEGINQIKTGKLVSLSEQQLVDCDTSEDQGCNGGLMDDAFQYIINNKGLTTESNYPYQGVDGTCNSKKESSDAAKITGYEDVPSNSESALLKAVVNQPVSVAIDASGSDFQFYSSGVFTGECGTELDHGVTAVGYGVASDGTKYWIVKNSWGTSWGEDGYIRMQRDVGAAEGLCGIAMEASYPTA, from the exons ATGATGGAGAGGCATGACAAATGGATGGTGGAGAATGGGCGCGTGTACAAAGATGAGGCTGAGAAAGAGAAGAGATTCAATATATTCAAGGAGAACGTTGAGTACATCGAGTCCTTCAACGAAGCAGCTTCAAAGCCTTACAAGCTTGCTGTCAACAGATTTGCTGATCTCACCAATGCTGAGTTTCACAACTCTAGAAATGGATACAGAATGGGATCTAAGGCTTCTGCTTCGTCGTCGTTTAGGTATGCAAATGTGAGTGCAGCTCCAGCCAGTATTGATTGGAGGAAGAAGGGAGCTGTTACTCCTGTTAAGGATCAAGGCCAATGTG GATGTTGTTGGGCGTTTTCAGCAGTTGCAGCCACGGAAGGAATCAACCAAATCAAGACAGGGAAACTTGTTTCTTTATCTGAACAACAACTTGTTGACTGCGACACaagtgaagatcaaggctGCAATGGTGGATTAATGGATGATGCGTTTCAGTATATCATTAACAACAAAGGCCTCACAACAGAATCCAACTATCCTTACCAAGGAGTTGATGGCACTTGCAACTCGAAGAAGGAATCATCTGACGCAGCCAAGATCACTGGGTACGAGGACGTGCCATCCAACAGCGAATCAGCGCTCCTCAAAGCAGTGGTTAACCAACCGGTATCCGTGGCCATTGATGCTAGTGGTTCAGACTTTCAGTTCTACTCGAGTGGAGTCTTCACTGGAGAGTGTGGGACCGAGCTAGACCATGGTGTGACTGCAGTTGGGTATGGTGTGGCTAGTGATGGCACCAAGTATTGGATTGTCAAGAACTCGTGGGGAACTAGCTGGGGTGAAGATGGATACATCAGGATGCAGAGGGATGTTGGAGCTGCAGAAGGCCTCTGTGGCATTGCCATGGAAGCTTCTTATCCAACAGCCTGA